Proteins co-encoded in one Novipirellula artificiosorum genomic window:
- a CDS encoding PIG-L family deacetylase, with product MKLPEPLDLIAVGAHPDDVEIACGGTLAKLSRKGYRVGIIDLTDGEPTPNSPGPDVRLREAEAAARVLGVQKRIQLDLPNRRLFDSFETRVALAKEFRRYRPKLVIGFGEKTPMASPDHWQAMQITDAAVFYSRLTKWDEYFPGLPVHPIRRQLYYRLAVDPDTIDGNPYHQIVDISDTLEAKIESICCYKTQFEHKPNLVTRVRAAATVTGAAAGVVAGESFAAAKPFAVDDLMITLAIGHEGVNQGVAEVGPAR from the coding sequence TTGAAACTGCCCGAACCGCTCGACCTGATCGCAGTCGGAGCTCACCCTGACGATGTCGAAATCGCCTGTGGCGGAACCCTCGCGAAGCTATCGAGGAAAGGATATCGCGTTGGCATCATCGATCTGACCGATGGGGAACCGACCCCCAATTCCCCGGGGCCGGACGTTCGGCTGCGGGAGGCGGAAGCGGCAGCTCGGGTCTTGGGGGTTCAAAAACGAATCCAGCTTGATCTGCCCAACCGGCGACTGTTTGATTCGTTTGAAACTCGCGTCGCTTTAGCCAAAGAGTTTCGTCGGTACCGTCCGAAGTTGGTGATTGGTTTTGGAGAGAAGACTCCGATGGCGTCCCCTGACCATTGGCAGGCGATGCAAATCACCGACGCAGCCGTGTTTTACAGCCGATTGACCAAATGGGATGAGTACTTTCCCGGATTGCCCGTGCATCCGATTCGGAGGCAGCTGTATTACCGATTGGCGGTCGATCCGGACACGATTGATGGCAACCCTTACCACCAAATCGTTGACATCAGCGATACCCTTGAGGCGAAAATCGAATCCATCTGCTGCTACAAGACGCAGTTCGAGCACAAACCGAATCTTGTCACTCGCGTGCGAGCCGCAGCAACCGTGACGGGAGCCGCGGCGGGCGTTGTTGCTGGCGAATCGTTTGCGGCTGCCAAACCTTTTGCCGTCGATGACCTGATGATCACCCTTGCGATCGGTCATGAGGGAGTCAATCAGGGCGTTGCCGAGGTCGGACCGGCCCGGTGA